One segment of Capnocytophaga sp. oral taxon 878 DNA contains the following:
- a CDS encoding HlyD family secretion protein, which yields MKKKNITGLIVTITVFMVVLILSIYFFSNREPIYLQGQVEAKQINVAPKVPGRVKTIYKQEGDSVQKGDLLLELESTELDAKLSQAEAARLAAQAQSDKAQRGARSEQIQGAYNVWQQAQAAAELAEKTYQRVSNLYNDKVLPAQKKDEAYTQMVALQKQAEAAKSQYEMAKNGARVEDKTAAQALVAQAQGVITEVNAYKDGAKVFAPTNAQIQTIIPNEGEIVNAGYPVMNLIDTQDEWVVFNIREDKMTNFKIGAKFKGIVPALGNRVIEMEVKHIAVQADFATWTATKSKGDFDKKTFAIKAYPTQRVKDLRPGMSVLVEDNR from the coding sequence ATGAAAAAGAAGAACATCACTGGACTTATAGTAACCATCACAGTATTTATGGTAGTACTTATTCTCTCTATTTACTTTTTTAGCAATAGGGAGCCTATATATTTGCAAGGGCAAGTAGAAGCTAAACAGATAAATGTAGCGCCTAAAGTACCTGGTAGGGTGAAAACCATCTACAAACAGGAAGGGGATAGCGTACAAAAAGGCGACTTACTATTGGAGCTTGAAAGCACCGAACTTGATGCTAAACTATCACAAGCTGAAGCTGCGCGATTGGCTGCCCAAGCCCAAAGTGATAAGGCACAACGCGGAGCCCGCTCGGAACAAATACAAGGGGCTTATAATGTATGGCAACAAGCCCAAGCAGCAGCAGAACTAGCTGAAAAAACATATCAGCGGGTGAGTAACCTTTACAATGACAAGGTGCTACCAGCCCAAAAGAAAGATGAGGCTTATACCCAAATGGTTGCCTTACAAAAACAAGCTGAAGCAGCTAAATCACAATACGAAATGGCAAAGAACGGCGCTAGAGTAGAGGACAAAACTGCTGCCCAAGCGCTTGTAGCCCAAGCCCAAGGCGTAATAACCGAAGTAAATGCGTATAAAGACGGTGCTAAGGTATTTGCCCCTACTAACGCACAAATACAAACTATTATCCCTAATGAAGGTGAGATAGTGAACGCAGGTTATCCCGTGATGAACCTTATCGATACGCAAGATGAGTGGGTGGTATTCAATATACGGGAAGATAAAATGACAAACTTTAAAATAGGTGCTAAATTTAAAGGTATTGTGCCTGCTCTTGGCAATCGGGTGATAGAAATGGAGGTAAAACATATAGCTGTACAAGCTGATTTTGCTACTTGGACAGCTACTAAAAGCAAAGGAGATTTTGATAAGAAGACTTTTGCTATCAAAGCCTATCCTACGCAAAGAGTAAAGGATTTAAGACCGGGAATGTCGGTATTAGTTGAAGATAACAGGTAA
- a CDS encoding alpha/beta fold hydrolase, translating to MLHSQIIGEGTPFVILHGFLGMLDNWRSLGLKYAEAGFQVHLIDQRNHGHSFHSPHFSYPLMANDLLEYANAHNLSHFHLLGHSMGGKTAMLFATQNPSLVQSLIVADIAPKYYPLHHEACLKGLASLNFDTIHSRTQADKALSAYVTDMGVRQFLLKNLYWQAPKKLALRLNLPALIENEIEIGAELPYGNTYSGKTLFLKGEHSEYVMPSDEPLIHAHFPNALIDTVSGAGHWLHAQNPTEFYSKTIHFLCDTL from the coding sequence ATGTTACACTCTCAAATCATAGGCGAAGGAACCCCCTTTGTCATACTACACGGATTCCTCGGAATGCTCGATAACTGGCGCTCTTTAGGACTCAAATACGCCGAAGCCGGCTTCCAAGTACATTTAATCGACCAGCGCAACCACGGGCACAGTTTCCACTCCCCACATTTCAGTTACCCCCTTATGGCAAATGATTTGTTGGAGTACGCCAACGCCCATAACCTCAGCCATTTCCACCTACTTGGGCACTCTATGGGAGGCAAAACCGCTATGCTCTTCGCCACCCAAAACCCCTCCCTCGTACAATCCCTCATAGTAGCCGATATAGCCCCCAAATACTACCCCCTACACCACGAAGCCTGCCTCAAAGGATTAGCCTCTCTTAACTTCGATACCATTCACTCACGTACCCAAGCCGATAAAGCCCTCTCCGCCTACGTAACCGATATGGGCGTTAGGCAGTTTTTGCTCAAAAACCTCTATTGGCAAGCCCCCAAAAAACTCGCACTACGCCTAAACCTACCCGCCCTGATCGAGAACGAAATCGAAATAGGAGCCGAACTGCCTTATGGCAATACCTACTCCGGCAAAACACTCTTTCTCAAAGGCGAACACTCCGAATACGTAATGCCCAGTGATGAGCCCCTTATACACGCCCATTTCCCAAACGCCCTTATCGATACCGTAAGCGGCGCCGGACACTGGTTACACGCCCAAAACCCCACCGAATTTTACTCTAAAACCATTCATTTTTTATGCGATACCTTATAG
- a CDS encoding thiol-activated cytolysin family protein, translated as MKKSFFKIVALTILTLVVACGKNDNEPTEPIAKQLANLKPVHFAKEPDQVIATEGNWTSYSGKTLITTRKQVVLSPMEVVGMQNADVIYPGSVLRGDSFMEGKYDPIALTNPNDITISTSLQGKDLNVKVKGQPILSDFRQKINNLLKDNTDKIDYQNTPTYMTYSSEAVSTVESFRKILHLHSGIDVFKKFIDLRFDYKPFKFRVQGKEFVVVKVLQPLYNLTMNAQAPEQWGKLTNIGDTEPVYVSSVDYGRIAYLLIETNIGAEATRNHIDSSLEINLAKKNITNANIKAIYDKTVQNWFNKGYVKVVIGEGALGNEIKTIDNYQSFINYLKSPTPESLIQSAVIIGYKVRTLKDNKEVEVRATYTEEEFK; from the coding sequence ATGAAAAAGTCTTTTTTTAAAATAGTAGCACTAACAATTTTAACTTTAGTTGTAGCTTGTGGAAAAAATGATAACGAACCTACTGAGCCTATCGCTAAGCAATTAGCCAATCTCAAACCAGTACATTTTGCTAAAGAACCCGATCAGGTAATTGCTACTGAGGGAAACTGGACAAGTTATAGTGGTAAAACTCTTATTACCACCCGTAAGCAAGTAGTTCTTAGCCCTATGGAAGTAGTGGGTATGCAAAATGCCGATGTCATTTATCCTGGTAGTGTTTTGCGAGGTGATTCATTTATGGAAGGAAAATATGATCCTATCGCACTAACAAACCCTAATGATATTACCATCTCTACTTCTTTACAAGGAAAGGATTTAAATGTAAAAGTAAAAGGACAACCTATACTTAGTGATTTCCGCCAAAAAATTAATAACCTACTTAAAGATAATACTGATAAAATAGACTATCAAAACACTCCTACTTATATGACTTATTCAAGTGAGGCTGTAAGTACTGTCGAAAGTTTTAGAAAAATACTACATTTACATTCAGGTATTGATGTTTTTAAAAAGTTTATTGACCTTCGTTTTGACTACAAACCTTTTAAATTTCGTGTTCAAGGAAAAGAATTTGTAGTTGTAAAAGTTCTTCAGCCTTTATACAACCTTACTATGAATGCACAAGCTCCTGAACAATGGGGCAAGCTCACTAATATAGGAGATACAGAACCAGTTTATGTAAGTAGTGTAGATTATGGTAGGATTGCTTACCTACTTATTGAAACAAACATAGGTGCTGAAGCCACAAGAAATCACATTGATAGTTCTTTAGAAATAAATTTAGCTAAAAAAAATATTACTAATGCCAATATAAAAGCTATTTATGACAAAACTGTACAAAATTGGTTCAATAAAGGATATGTAAAAGTAGTTATTGGAGAAGGTGCATTAGGAAATGAAATAAAAACAATTGATAATTATCAATCCTTCATCAATTATCTAAAATCTCCCACTCCCGAAAGTTTAATACAATCAGCTGTAATTATAGGCTATAAGGTACGAACTCTTAAAGATAATAAAGAGGTTGAAGTACGTGCCACTTATACTGAAGAAGAGTTTAAATAA
- a CDS encoding TolC family protein, whose product MRRLILFLSVLLMGSFTAWSQSLSFEEAMEQMRGGNQKLKGIDKQAQAAKANEKAMQGLYLPQLSINASYMHLADPLYLNLNEYKEPLQRGFMGFAGQVPAPMRPLLTPLMGRLQPLFGMDWRYKFQEQDIWKVSADAKWVLFAGGKVRVANKVGKLSTEIAEVEAKKTEYALISELAERYFQVQLAQKALEVRKQSFMTAEHHYENAKKLEKNGMIASVEVMQAKKAVTDAKREVMGAEKDIQLAQTALYGVMGTTEQPLTTLTTELFEVAPLQPLSYYQQQAKENYPTIVQAKLKAQQATQGVKAQQAAYLPDVAVIGKKYLWSDNLPLTEPDNWVVGVGLQWNLFNGLQDKHKISQAKAMRESVELITAQAEKDVQTLVKKQYTEIEKQREQYLSLEESLRFAEELVRARDKAFAEGLSTSTDVADANLYLASIKIKRYQALFEMDKTLAQLLETCGMSDTFKQQTTANK is encoded by the coding sequence ATGCGAAGACTTATTTTATTTTTATCTGTTCTGTTAATGGGTTCATTTACAGCGTGGTCGCAGTCTCTTTCCTTTGAAGAGGCTATGGAGCAGATGCGGGGAGGGAACCAAAAACTAAAGGGGATAGATAAACAAGCCCAAGCGGCTAAGGCTAATGAGAAGGCGATGCAAGGGTTGTACTTGCCACAGCTGAGTATTAATGCGAGTTATATGCATCTGGCAGACCCGCTGTATCTTAACTTAAATGAGTATAAGGAGCCTTTACAGAGAGGTTTTATGGGATTTGCGGGGCAGGTGCCGGCTCCTATGCGTCCGCTATTGACGCCGTTAATGGGAAGGTTGCAGCCTCTTTTTGGTATGGATTGGCGTTATAAGTTTCAGGAGCAAGACATTTGGAAGGTGAGTGCCGATGCAAAATGGGTGCTTTTTGCGGGAGGAAAGGTGCGAGTGGCTAATAAAGTAGGGAAACTGAGTACTGAAATAGCCGAAGTAGAAGCTAAAAAGACAGAATATGCGTTGATTTCGGAATTGGCGGAGCGTTATTTTCAAGTGCAGCTGGCTCAAAAAGCGTTGGAAGTGCGGAAACAATCGTTTATGACGGCAGAACATCACTATGAAAATGCCAAGAAATTAGAAAAGAATGGTATGATAGCTTCGGTAGAGGTGATGCAAGCTAAAAAGGCTGTTACCGATGCTAAGCGCGAGGTGATGGGAGCAGAGAAGGATATACAGCTGGCACAAACGGCTCTGTATGGTGTAATGGGTACTACCGAACAACCACTTACTACCCTTACAACAGAACTCTTTGAAGTAGCGCCATTACAACCGCTTAGCTACTATCAGCAACAAGCCAAAGAGAACTATCCTACGATAGTGCAGGCTAAACTAAAAGCCCAACAAGCTACCCAAGGAGTGAAAGCCCAACAAGCGGCTTACTTGCCCGATGTAGCGGTAATAGGCAAGAAATACTTGTGGAGTGATAACCTCCCCTTAACCGAACCCGATAATTGGGTGGTAGGAGTAGGCTTGCAATGGAACTTATTTAACGGCTTGCAAGATAAGCATAAAATAAGCCAAGCCAAAGCAATGCGCGAGAGTGTAGAACTCATAACCGCACAAGCCGAAAAAGATGTACAAACCTTGGTGAAAAAACAATATACAGAAATAGAAAAGCAACGTGAACAATACCTCAGCTTGGAAGAGAGTTTGCGTTTTGCTGAAGAACTGGTACGTGCAAGGGATAAGGCTTTTGCAGAAGGGCTTTCGACCTCGACAGATGTAGCTGATGCGAACTTGTACTTGGCATCTATCAAAATAAAACGATACCAAGCTCTTTTTGAAATGGACAAAACGCTAGCCCAACTACTAGAAACCTGCGGGATGAGCGATACTTTTAAACAACAAACAACAGCTAATAAATAA
- a CDS encoding DUF2262 domain-containing protein, protein MNFITENQIEYQALFTFWGDEEAEVVVCFDAKRHFTEEEKQEVFRQVATKVQWLEGNKEAVLQFLLKNEEVRELFEVAQEDLEEEITEEQFCEAVYFYDLYCEVGEDLVCTFDVDTDPDYFLGHLVNIRLDNNYQLHLETISG, encoded by the coding sequence ATGAATTTTATTACTGAAAACCAAATCGAGTATCAAGCACTCTTTACCTTTTGGGGTGATGAAGAGGCTGAAGTTGTGGTCTGTTTTGATGCCAAACGCCACTTTACAGAAGAAGAAAAGCAAGAAGTATTTCGGCAAGTAGCAACCAAAGTACAATGGTTGGAGGGCAACAAGGAAGCTGTTCTGCAGTTTCTGCTCAAAAATGAAGAGGTAAGAGAACTCTTTGAAGTAGCCCAAGAAGACCTTGAAGAAGAAATTACTGAAGAGCAATTTTGCGAAGCCGTGTATTTCTATGATTTGTATTGTGAAGTAGGTGAAGACCTCGTCTGCACTTTTGATGTGGATACTGACCCTGATTACTTTTTGGGGCATCTGGTGAATATCAGGCTCGATAATAACTATCAACTTCATTTAGAAACGATTAGTGGATAA
- a CDS encoding RluA family pseudouridine synthase — MKEDDTNYTPELDYFDDWGLEEETLPTLYEHYAFTAGKGQEPLRVDKFLMNFVENATRNKVQQAAKEGNIFVNGVPVKSNYRVKANDVVKVLLPHPPHNDLLVPENIPLNIVYEDDSLLVVNKPAGMVVHPGHGNYSGTLINGLVYHFEHLPNNSSNRPGLVHRIDKDTSGLLVVAKTEEAMLHLTQQFFHKTTQRQYIALVWGNIENDEGTIRGHIGRHLKDRLQMAVFPDGSHGKEAVTHYKVLERFGYVTLIACQLETGRTHQIRVHLKHIGHTLFNDERYGGDKILKGTTFAKYKQFVENCFEVLPRQALHAKTLGFEHPVTHQFLSFDSELPQDMQACIEKWRSYKTANQ; from the coding sequence TTGAAAGAAGACGATACAAACTACACACCCGAGTTAGATTATTTTGATGATTGGGGCTTAGAAGAAGAAACCCTACCCACCCTCTATGAGCATTACGCCTTTACCGCCGGCAAGGGACAAGAACCCCTGCGGGTAGATAAATTCTTGATGAACTTCGTAGAGAATGCCACCCGTAACAAGGTACAACAGGCAGCCAAGGAAGGTAACATCTTCGTCAATGGCGTACCCGTCAAATCCAACTACCGCGTCAAGGCAAACGATGTGGTAAAGGTACTCCTCCCCCACCCTCCTCATAACGACCTCTTAGTACCCGAAAACATACCCCTTAACATCGTTTATGAAGACGATAGCCTACTGGTAGTCAATAAGCCCGCCGGTATGGTAGTACACCCTGGTCACGGTAATTACAGCGGCACCCTCATCAATGGCTTAGTGTATCATTTCGAGCATCTGCCCAATAACAGCAGTAACCGCCCTGGCTTAGTACACCGCATCGATAAAGATACCAGCGGACTATTAGTAGTAGCCAAAACCGAAGAGGCAATGCTACACCTCACCCAGCAGTTCTTTCACAAAACCACACAGCGCCAGTACATAGCCTTAGTATGGGGCAATATAGAAAACGATGAAGGCACCATACGCGGCCATATAGGCAGGCACCTAAAGGACCGCCTACAAATGGCCGTCTTCCCCGATGGCTCACACGGCAAAGAAGCCGTTACCCATTACAAAGTATTAGAGCGTTTTGGGTACGTAACCCTCATAGCCTGCCAGCTCGAAACAGGACGCACCCACCAGATAAGGGTACACCTCAAGCACATCGGGCATACCCTATTTAATGACGAGCGTTACGGAGGCGATAAAATACTAAAAGGCACCACCTTTGCCAAGTACAAGCAGTTTGTCGAGAACTGTTTTGAAGTACTACCTCGCCAAGCGCTACACGCCAAAACCTTAGGCTTTGAGCACCCCGTAACACACCAATTCCTAAGTTTTGATAGTGAGCTCCCCCAAGATATGCAAGCCTGCATCGAAAAATGGCGCTCCTACAAAACAGCCAACCAATAA
- a CDS encoding VOC family protein translates to MKIDHIALYVKNLEVSKAFYETFFGAKSNELYHNPKTGLRTYFLSFDSGARLEIMWRPNLSEPLDKVTSEGLIHFAFSVGSKEAVDVLTQKIVNEGYECFSAPRTTGDGYYESVILDPDDNMVEISI, encoded by the coding sequence ATGAAAATAGACCACATCGCTTTATATGTAAAAAATTTGGAAGTATCTAAAGCCTTTTATGAGACTTTCTTCGGCGCAAAATCAAACGAGTTGTACCATAATCCTAAAACAGGATTACGCACCTACTTTCTAAGTTTTGATAGTGGCGCTCGTTTGGAAATAATGTGGAGACCCAACCTCAGTGAACCTTTGGACAAGGTGACGAGTGAAGGACTTATACACTTTGCTTTTAGTGTAGGGAGTAAAGAAGCGGTTGATGTGCTTACTCAGAAAATCGTAAATGAAGGTTACGAGTGTTTTAGTGCTCCTCGTACCACAGGTGATGGGTATTACGAAAGCGTGATACTTGACCCCGATGACAATATGGTAGAGATAAGCATCTGA
- a CDS encoding ankyrin repeat domain-containing protein, with protein MEERNIFAQKKAPFKCPEIVTFLREENFSALEAELAKGWDINQEVRVHERYSQTPFDFALSSRKKKLLEFLVDKGAHINKTALIGVCMSENSDPELIKWLIKQGADVNARTHLTTLQAAIYSKNEEIAFLLIENGFKLTPDGTTLRKVASEGMYKLADYLIAHGFDVNYCEPDMVYPYNASPLQVAASKGHLELVKRFIELGADLSYKDKYGERAYHYALRNKQKAVAEYIKSVEPAEWHDEEERLRALKAYKLPEGLIALLRATDRRIPLPECEYTSFVAFAPLSDVKEVKWKNKKFLDLLSDADRYGAEGFLVWYPKNKKLAFADYEHGTFTELCTFEEFVANPSAQINKIFE; from the coding sequence ATGGAAGAGAGAAACATCTTTGCCCAGAAAAAAGCACCTTTTAAATGCCCCGAAATAGTAACCTTTTTACGAGAAGAAAACTTTTCTGCCTTGGAAGCAGAACTTGCCAAAGGCTGGGATATCAACCAAGAAGTCCGTGTACACGAACGCTATTCTCAAACACCTTTTGACTTTGCCCTATCCAGTCGGAAAAAGAAACTATTAGAGTTTTTAGTTGATAAGGGAGCTCATATAAACAAAACAGCGCTTATTGGTGTTTGTATGAGTGAGAATAGCGACCCTGAGTTAATAAAATGGTTGATTAAACAAGGTGCCGATGTGAATGCTCGTACCCACCTCACTACTTTGCAGGCTGCTATCTATAGCAAAAATGAAGAAATAGCTTTTCTGCTGATAGAAAACGGTTTTAAACTCACTCCCGACGGTACTACCTTGAGAAAGGTAGCTTCGGAAGGTATGTATAAACTAGCAGACTACCTTATCGCTCACGGATTTGATGTAAACTATTGTGAGCCTGATATGGTATATCCTTACAATGCCTCGCCCTTACAAGTGGCTGCCTCAAAAGGTCACCTTGAGTTGGTAAAACGATTTATTGAGCTGGGTGCTGACCTTTCCTACAAAGATAAATACGGCGAACGTGCCTATCATTACGCTTTGCGCAACAAGCAGAAAGCAGTAGCGGAGTACATCAAATCGGTAGAGCCTGCCGAGTGGCACGATGAAGAAGAGCGCTTACGAGCCTTAAAAGCCTACAAACTTCCCGAAGGACTTATCGCCTTATTGCGCGCTACCGATAGGCGTATCCCATTGCCTGAATGCGAATATACCAGTTTTGTAGCGTTTGCCCCGCTGAGTGATGTAAAGGAAGTAAAGTGGAAAAACAAAAAGTTCCTCGACCTCCTTTCGGATGCTGATAGGTATGGTGCTGAAGGCTTTTTGGTGTGGTATCCTAAGAACAAAAAACTTGCCTTTGCCGATTACGAACACGGTACTTTTACTGAACTCTGTACCTTTGAAGAGTTTGTGGCAAACCCTTCGGCACAAATTAATAAGATTTTTGAGTAA
- a CDS encoding PASTA domain-containing protein, with protein MAFKEFIKKSGRILLWQLALAMVALVVIVWGALQLLNFYTDHGKFIVVPNLAKKSLTEVQMLLEEQNLRWEVLDSTEYNPKYPPLAVISQSPEPNERVKENRKIYLNINPKGYHKVTVPKVIQVTRRSAEATLQSVGLTIGTITYVDDIGKDMVLELLYDGKPVQPGDKLIKTSRIDLVCGNGLEIRDTIPTEIPIEELIGQ; from the coding sequence ATGGCTTTCAAAGAATTTATAAAAAAATCAGGACGCATATTGCTATGGCAGTTAGCCCTCGCTATGGTTGCCTTAGTAGTAATCGTATGGGGCGCCCTACAACTGCTCAACTTCTATACCGATCACGGCAAGTTCATCGTAGTGCCAAACCTTGCCAAAAAATCACTCACCGAGGTGCAAATGCTCCTCGAAGAGCAAAACCTGCGCTGGGAAGTCCTCGATTCTACCGAGTACAACCCCAAATACCCCCCCTTGGCAGTCATTAGCCAAAGCCCCGAACCTAATGAGCGCGTAAAAGAAAACCGCAAAATATACCTAAATATCAACCCAAAAGGATATCATAAGGTAACCGTACCCAAAGTAATACAAGTAACACGCCGCAGTGCCGAAGCTACCCTCCAATCCGTAGGGCTTACCATAGGCACCATCACCTATGTCGATGATATAGGCAAAGATATGGTACTGGAACTCCTGTACGACGGCAAACCAGTACAACCTGGCGACAAACTCATCAAAACTTCACGCATCGACCTTGTTTGCGGTAACGGATTAGAAATACGTGATACCATCCCTACCGAAATCCCTATTGAAGAACTCATAGGTCAATAA
- a CDS encoding Fic family protein: MENTLRVIFPIDRDYFRKNYLNPAIEQGFVALTIPDKPTSSKQQYYLTDKGKEFLKTFK; this comes from the coding sequence ATGGAAAACACCTTGCGAGTGATTTTCCCTATAGATAGAGATTATTTCAGAAAAAACTATCTCAATCCTGCCATAGAACAAGGCTTTGTAGCGCTTACCATTCCTGATAAACCCACAAGTAGCAAGCAACAATACTACCTTACTGATAAAGGTAAGGAATTTTTAAAAACATTTAAATAA
- a CDS encoding PQQ-binding-like beta-propeller repeat protein, with protein sequence MTNYHTLNTFNNSFRHYRVVDIVPFQEKIAVLQFASADVSKKMVKEGVYVDRYILVDIFSEDFTSQKRLSFFFEEETCYNSDVCYYWEGERLFMLIEYYKLGNIFVTNKVFEITENEVIEQSFGVIPQKQTFSDAKVYCFGDKEVFMQSPFMMSCRDKQHQKTLWKYKLSAYLYTEVEEYNDILYFGTAGKGGYFYGVSVNNGQTVFSYNTGQTIRFVRKGGRIIISNKKQKPMLINALTGEIIHLLDIGKYTIDYEQQMLWYKGRFYGIVRNKENDLLVVSVEVN encoded by the coding sequence ATGACAAACTACCATACCTTAAATACTTTTAACAACTCTTTTCGTCATTATAGGGTGGTAGATATTGTGCCTTTTCAGGAGAAAATAGCTGTATTGCAATTTGCCTCAGCTGATGTTTCTAAAAAGATGGTGAAAGAGGGAGTGTATGTGGATCGTTATATTCTTGTAGATATATTTTCAGAAGATTTTACCTCACAGAAACGACTTTCTTTTTTCTTTGAAGAAGAAACTTGCTATAATAGTGATGTGTGCTATTATTGGGAAGGCGAACGACTTTTTATGCTTATTGAATACTATAAATTAGGCAATATTTTTGTAACCAATAAGGTATTTGAAATTACTGAAAATGAAGTGATAGAACAATCTTTCGGCGTTATCCCTCAGAAGCAAACTTTTAGTGATGCTAAAGTCTATTGTTTTGGAGATAAAGAAGTTTTTATGCAATCTCCGTTTATGATGAGCTGCCGAGATAAACAGCACCAAAAAACACTTTGGAAATACAAACTCTCTGCTTATCTTTACACTGAAGTAGAGGAGTATAACGATATCTTATATTTTGGCACAGCAGGCAAAGGAGGTTATTTTTATGGAGTTTCGGTGAATAATGGACAGACGGTATTTAGTTATAATACGGGACAAACAATACGCTTTGTACGAAAAGGAGGGCGTATTATCATAAGTAATAAAAAACAGAAGCCAATGCTTATCAATGCTTTAACTGGGGAGATAATTCACTTATTAGACATTGGCAAGTACACTATTGATTACGAGCAACAAATGCTTTGGTATAAAGGACGTTTTTATGGCATTGTTCGCAATAAGGAAAATGACTTATTGGTGGTGAGTGTAGAAGTAAATTGA
- a CDS encoding SMI1/KNR4 family protein has product MKNLTFEKYGLSPEKVEQLRAYKILPDKQTLKNLIKAYETDKAEETEIADFHRELSQPIDEEYIRFLLEHNGGIPSKNRVKGSKVVIDRFLAFRSAYKFHSLIDLYTDFQKQGIPIARTPAGDTLLLAEDQQIYLFNHNIQDIEPSPIATSFADLLMKLY; this is encoded by the coding sequence ATGAAAAACCTTACTTTTGAGAAATATGGCTTGAGTCCAGAGAAAGTGGAACAGCTCAGAGCTTATAAGATTTTGCCCGATAAACAAACCCTAAAAAACCTCATCAAAGCCTACGAAACGGACAAGGCGGAAGAAACAGAAATTGCTGATTTTCACAGAGAGCTGAGCCAGCCTATCGATGAGGAATATATTCGTTTTCTGTTGGAGCACAACGGAGGCATTCCTTCTAAAAACAGGGTGAAAGGCAGTAAGGTGGTAATAGACCGCTTTTTGGCTTTTCGGTCGGCTTATAAGTTTCATTCGCTGATAGACTTGTATACTGACTTTCAGAAACAGGGAATACCGATTGCGCGCACTCCTGCGGGCGATACGCTTTTATTAGCAGAAGACCAGCAGATTTATCTTTTTAATCATAATATACAAGACATAGAGCCCTCTCCTATTGCTACTTCTTTTGCCGATTTACTAATGAAACTTTATTAA
- a CDS encoding GNAT family N-acetyltransferase, whose translation MRITEGLSTKDKQAIIHWTNSKGADFLQQWAGDALPYPLTMEALNALSHCFRIEAEGSFIGMIQQIRVEGSNVHIGRFLINPSLTRKGLGTSAMQLFIAMLFENKRVHSISLNVFDDNLIAKGLYIKLGFKVVATVEGERKKYKMMKSNSVIN comes from the coding sequence ATGAGAATAACTGAAGGATTATCAACTAAAGATAAGCAAGCTATTATACATTGGACAAATAGCAAAGGCGCTGATTTCTTGCAACAATGGGCAGGAGATGCTTTGCCTTATCCTCTTACAATGGAAGCGCTCAATGCTTTGTCTCATTGTTTTCGTATTGAGGCAGAGGGTAGTTTTATAGGGATGATTCAGCAAATAAGAGTAGAAGGGAGCAACGTACATATCGGTAGATTTCTTATCAATCCTTCGCTTACAAGAAAAGGATTAGGCACCTCAGCAATGCAGTTATTTATTGCAATGCTTTTTGAGAATAAAAGAGTTCATTCTATTAGCTTAAATGTATTTGATGACAACCTCATAGCTAAAGGTCTTTATATAAAACTTGGTTTTAAAGTAGTAGCCACTGTAGAGGGAGAAAGAAAAAAATACAAGATGATGAAAAGTAATTCGGTAATTAACTAA
- a CDS encoding phage holin family protein — translation MRYLIGIFITAALVFLLGNLNAGAHIESFYSALLVSFVLSILNAVVRPVLEIISIPITFLTLGLFMLVINAIIILLAGELVKGFVVHGFWGGMMFSLCLALSQALAFGAIRKKEIEN, via the coding sequence ATGCGATACCTTATAGGAATATTCATCACCGCTGCCCTCGTCTTTCTCTTAGGCAACCTTAATGCAGGCGCTCATATCGAGAGCTTCTACTCCGCCCTCTTAGTCTCATTCGTACTCTCCATACTCAATGCCGTAGTACGCCCCGTATTGGAAATCATCTCCATACCCATTACCTTTTTAACCTTAGGGCTCTTTATGCTGGTCATCAACGCCATCATAATACTTTTAGCCGGCGAACTCGTAAAAGGCTTCGTAGTACACGGCTTCTGGGGCGGTATGATGTTCAGCCTCTGCCTCGCCCTCTCTCAAGCCCTTGCCTTTGGAGCCATCAGAAAAAAAGAAATAGAAAATTAA